In Grus americana isolate bGruAme1 chromosome 19, bGruAme1.mat, whole genome shotgun sequence, the following are encoded in one genomic region:
- the NEK8 gene encoding serine/threonine-protein kinase Nek8 isoform X2 encodes MEKYERIRVVGRGAFGIVHLCLRKADQKLVILKQIPVEQMSKDERLAAQNECQVLKLLSHPNVIEYYENFLEDKALMIAMEYAPGGTLAEFIHKRCNSLLDEDTILHFFVQILLALHHVHTKQILHRDLKTQNILLDKHRMIVKIGDFGISKILSSKSKAYTVVGTPCYISPELCEGKPYNQKSDIWALGCVLYELASLKRAFEAANLPALVLKIMSGTFAPISDRYSPDLRQLILSMLNLDPSKRPQLNEIMAQAICIRPLLNLYTDVGSVKMRRPEKPLAPVPTVTHSRTGGRVSSARPRGVRGGSARTGIPPPLSSIYTWGSGITTPLRLPMLNTEVVQVSAGRTQKAGVTKSGRLIMWEAPPMGAAGGPSLPGATEQLQPQFVSRFLEGQSGVTIKHVSCGDLFTACLTDRGIIMTFGSGSNGCLGHGNFTDVSQPKIVEALLGYEMVQVACGASHVLAVSNEREVFAWGRGDNGRLGLGTLECHNSPQQVTVPPEHEAQRVICGIDSSMVLTVKNQILACGSNRCNKLGLDQIRSAEEPSPEDQVEEATMFTCAQSSPLNREPIVCADIGTAHSAAVTASGQCYTFGSNQHGQLGTNSCRNSRVPHLVVGLQAMKVTVVACGDAFTVAIGADGEVCTWGKGARGRLGRKDEETGAPKPVQLEETHPYLVTSVACCHGNTLLAVKPAVEESPSQ; translated from the exons ATGGAGAAATACGAGCGGATCCgggtggtggggagaggggcCTTCGG CATCGTGCACCTGTGCCTGCGCAAGGCCGACCAGAAGCTGGTGATCCTGAAGCAGATCCCGGTGGAGCAGATGAGCAAGGACGAGCGGCTGGCGGCGCAGAATGAATGCCAGGTCCTCAAGCTGCTCAGCCACCCCAACGTCATCGAGTACTACGAGAACTTCCTGGAGGACAAAGCGCTCATGATCGCCATGGAGTACGCCCCAG GGGGCACGCTAGCTGAGTTTATTCATAAGCGCTGTAACTCCTTGCTGGATGAGGACACCATCCTGCACTTCTTCGTGCAGATCCTCCTGGCTCTCCACCACGTCCACACCAAGCAGATCCTGCACCGCGACCTGAAGACTCAGAACATCCTCTTGGACAAACATCGCATGATTGTCAAGATTGGAGACTTTGGCATCTCCAAAATCTTGAGCAGCAAGAGTAAAGCCTACACG GTTGTGGGAACTCCGTGCTACATCTCCCCAGAACTCTGCGAAGGGAAGCCTTACAACCAGAAGAGTGATATCTGGGCTTTGGGCTGTGTGCTGTACGAACTCGCCAGTCTCAAGAGGGCTTTCGAAGCTGCG AATCTTCCTGCCTTAGTGTTGAAGATCATGAGCGGGACGTTTGCCCCAATATCGGATAGATATAGCCCCGACCTGCGCCAGCTCATCCTCAGCATGCTGAACCTGGATCCTTCCAAGCGACCCCAGCTGAATGAGATCATGGCCCAGGCCATCTGCATTCGGCCTCTTCTGAACCTCTACACTGATGTGGGCAGTGTCAAAATGAGAAG GCCTGAAAAACCCTTGGCTCCAGTGCCAACAGTGACCCACAGCCGCACAGGAGGACGAGTGAGCAGTGCCAGACCGAGGG GTGTTCGAGGTGGTTCAGCCCGGACAGGAATCCCTCCTCCGCTGTCATCCATCTACACCTGGGGGAGCGGGATCACCACCCCGCTCCGCCTGCCCATGCTTAACACTGAAGTGGTGCAGGTGTCTGCTGGCAGGACACAAAAGGCTGGGGTCACCAAATCGGGGCGGCTCATCATGTGGGAG GCTCCCCCGATGGGTGCTGCGGGAGGCCCTTCTCTCCCAGGAGCCACCgagcagctccagcctcagTTTGTGTCCCGCTTTCTGGAGGGCCAGTCTGGTGTGACCATCAAACACGTGTCCTGCGGTGATCTCTTCACAGCCTGCCTCACAG acaGGGGGATAATTATGACTTTCGGCAGTGGCAGCAATGGCTGTTTGGGGCATGGAAACTTCACGGACGTAAGCCAG CCCAAGATCGTGGAGGCCCTGCTGGGCTACGAGATGGTGCAGGTGGCCTGTGGCGCATCTCACGTCCTGGCGGTTTCCAACGAACGGGAAGTGTttgcctggggcaggggggataATG GTCGCCTTGGGCTGGGTACCCTGGAGTGCCACAACTCCCCCCAGCAGGTCACAGTCCCACCAGAGCACGAGGCTCAGAGGGTCATCTGCGGCATCGATTCTTCCATGgtcctcacagtgaagaaccAGATTCTTGCTTGTGGGAGCAACAG GTGTAACAAGCTGGGCCTAGATCAGATCAGATCAGCAGAGGAGCCTTCGCCGGAGGACCAGGTGGAAGAGGCCACCATGTTCACGTGTGCCCAGTCGTCCCCATTGAACCGAGAGCCGATCGTGTGTGCTGACATCGGTACAGCACACTCGGCTGCAGTCACAG CCTCTGGCCAGTGTTACACCTTTGGGAGCAACCAGCACGGGCAGCTGGGCACCAACTCCTGCCGCAACAGCCGCGTACCCCACCTGGTTGTGGGGCTCCAGGCAATGAAGGTCACCGTGGTGGCTTGTGGGGATGCCTTCACTGTGGCCATCGGAGCAG ACGGCGAGGTGTGCACATGGGGGAAAGGAGCCAGGGGACGCCTGGGCAGGAAGGACGAGGAAACGGGAGCGCCAAAGCCAGTGCAGCTGGAGGAGACGCATCCGTACCTGGTGACCTCCGTAGCCTGCTGCCACGGGAACACGCTGCTGGCAGTAAAGC CTGCCGTGGAAGAGTCACCATCCCAGTGA
- the NEK8 gene encoding serine/threonine-protein kinase Nek8 isoform X1 — MATGRTGAMCPPSSGGQALSPHTGALSHPRSIVHLCLRKADQKLVILKQIPVEQMSKDERLAAQNECQVLKLLSHPNVIEYYENFLEDKALMIAMEYAPGGTLAEFIHKRCNSLLDEDTILHFFVQILLALHHVHTKQILHRDLKTQNILLDKHRMIVKIGDFGISKILSSKSKAYTVVGTPCYISPELCEGKPYNQKSDIWALGCVLYELASLKRAFEAANLPALVLKIMSGTFAPISDRYSPDLRQLILSMLNLDPSKRPQLNEIMAQAICIRPLLNLYTDVGSVKMRRPEKPLAPVPTVTHSRTGGRVSSARPRGVRGGSARTGIPPPLSSIYTWGSGITTPLRLPMLNTEVVQVSAGRTQKAGVTKSGRLIMWEAPPMGAAGGPSLPGATEQLQPQFVSRFLEGQSGVTIKHVSCGDLFTACLTDRGIIMTFGSGSNGCLGHGNFTDVSQPKIVEALLGYEMVQVACGASHVLAVSNEREVFAWGRGDNGRLGLGTLECHNSPQQVTVPPEHEAQRVICGIDSSMVLTVKNQILACGSNRCNKLGLDQIRSAEEPSPEDQVEEATMFTCAQSSPLNREPIVCADIGTAHSAAVTASGQCYTFGSNQHGQLGTNSCRNSRVPHLVVGLQAMKVTVVACGDAFTVAIGADGEVCTWGKGARGRLGRKDEETGAPKPVQLEETHPYLVTSVACCHGNTLLAVKPAVEESPSQ; from the exons ATGGCAACGGGGAGGACAGGGGCCATGTGTCCCCCCAGCAGTGGTGGCCAGGCCCTGTCCCCCCACACTGGGGCCCTATCCCATCCCCGCAGCATCGTGCACCTGTGCCTGCGCAAGGCCGACCAGAAGCTGGTGATCCTGAAGCAGATCCCGGTGGAGCAGATGAGCAAGGACGAGCGGCTGGCGGCGCAGAATGAATGCCAGGTCCTCAAGCTGCTCAGCCACCCCAACGTCATCGAGTACTACGAGAACTTCCTGGAGGACAAAGCGCTCATGATCGCCATGGAGTACGCCCCAG GGGGCACGCTAGCTGAGTTTATTCATAAGCGCTGTAACTCCTTGCTGGATGAGGACACCATCCTGCACTTCTTCGTGCAGATCCTCCTGGCTCTCCACCACGTCCACACCAAGCAGATCCTGCACCGCGACCTGAAGACTCAGAACATCCTCTTGGACAAACATCGCATGATTGTCAAGATTGGAGACTTTGGCATCTCCAAAATCTTGAGCAGCAAGAGTAAAGCCTACACG GTTGTGGGAACTCCGTGCTACATCTCCCCAGAACTCTGCGAAGGGAAGCCTTACAACCAGAAGAGTGATATCTGGGCTTTGGGCTGTGTGCTGTACGAACTCGCCAGTCTCAAGAGGGCTTTCGAAGCTGCG AATCTTCCTGCCTTAGTGTTGAAGATCATGAGCGGGACGTTTGCCCCAATATCGGATAGATATAGCCCCGACCTGCGCCAGCTCATCCTCAGCATGCTGAACCTGGATCCTTCCAAGCGACCCCAGCTGAATGAGATCATGGCCCAGGCCATCTGCATTCGGCCTCTTCTGAACCTCTACACTGATGTGGGCAGTGTCAAAATGAGAAG GCCTGAAAAACCCTTGGCTCCAGTGCCAACAGTGACCCACAGCCGCACAGGAGGACGAGTGAGCAGTGCCAGACCGAGGG GTGTTCGAGGTGGTTCAGCCCGGACAGGAATCCCTCCTCCGCTGTCATCCATCTACACCTGGGGGAGCGGGATCACCACCCCGCTCCGCCTGCCCATGCTTAACACTGAAGTGGTGCAGGTGTCTGCTGGCAGGACACAAAAGGCTGGGGTCACCAAATCGGGGCGGCTCATCATGTGGGAG GCTCCCCCGATGGGTGCTGCGGGAGGCCCTTCTCTCCCAGGAGCCACCgagcagctccagcctcagTTTGTGTCCCGCTTTCTGGAGGGCCAGTCTGGTGTGACCATCAAACACGTGTCCTGCGGTGATCTCTTCACAGCCTGCCTCACAG acaGGGGGATAATTATGACTTTCGGCAGTGGCAGCAATGGCTGTTTGGGGCATGGAAACTTCACGGACGTAAGCCAG CCCAAGATCGTGGAGGCCCTGCTGGGCTACGAGATGGTGCAGGTGGCCTGTGGCGCATCTCACGTCCTGGCGGTTTCCAACGAACGGGAAGTGTttgcctggggcaggggggataATG GTCGCCTTGGGCTGGGTACCCTGGAGTGCCACAACTCCCCCCAGCAGGTCACAGTCCCACCAGAGCACGAGGCTCAGAGGGTCATCTGCGGCATCGATTCTTCCATGgtcctcacagtgaagaaccAGATTCTTGCTTGTGGGAGCAACAG GTGTAACAAGCTGGGCCTAGATCAGATCAGATCAGCAGAGGAGCCTTCGCCGGAGGACCAGGTGGAAGAGGCCACCATGTTCACGTGTGCCCAGTCGTCCCCATTGAACCGAGAGCCGATCGTGTGTGCTGACATCGGTACAGCACACTCGGCTGCAGTCACAG CCTCTGGCCAGTGTTACACCTTTGGGAGCAACCAGCACGGGCAGCTGGGCACCAACTCCTGCCGCAACAGCCGCGTACCCCACCTGGTTGTGGGGCTCCAGGCAATGAAGGTCACCGTGGTGGCTTGTGGGGATGCCTTCACTGTGGCCATCGGAGCAG ACGGCGAGGTGTGCACATGGGGGAAAGGAGCCAGGGGACGCCTGGGCAGGAAGGACGAGGAAACGGGAGCGCCAAAGCCAGTGCAGCTGGAGGAGACGCATCCGTACCTGGTGACCTCCGTAGCCTGCTGCCACGGGAACACGCTGCTGGCAGTAAAGC CTGCCGTGGAAGAGTCACCATCCCAGTGA
- the TLCD1 gene encoding TLC domain-containing protein 1 has protein sequence MGPGWRAPSVALVGGSVALFGALRRAALALPRPAAVRSRPGRVWRWRNLLVSFAHSVLAGLWALFSLWHSPELLSDIQDGYSISGHLLVCFSSGYFIHDSLDIIFNHQSRSSWEYLVHHAMAISAFVSLIITGRFLVAAMLLLLVEVSNIFLTVRMLLKMSNVPSPALYEANKYINLVMYFAFRLAPQAYLTWYFLRYVEVQGQGAFLTANLLLLDAMILMYFSRLLRSDFFPSLRKGSAGRDVDGLAPWPQALPSPALLPKSASLLDQPDSLAEPRGHR, from the exons ATGGGCCCGGGCTGGCGGGCGCCCTCGGTAGCGCTGGTGGGCGGCAGCGTGGCTCTCTTCGGGGCGCTGCGGCGGGCGGCACTGGCCCtgccccggcccgccgccgtGAGGAGCCGCCCCGGACGCGTCTGGCGCTGGCGGAACCTCCTCGTCTCTTTCGCACACTCCGTGCTGGCCGGGCTATGGGCTCTCTTCAG CCTCTGGCACTCCCCGGAGCTGCTCTCTGACATCCAGGACGGCTACAGCATCTCAGGGCACCTGCTGGTCTGCTTCTCCTCAG GCTACTTCATCCATGACAGCCTTGACATCATCTTCAACCACCAGTCCCGCTCCTCCTGGGAGTACCTGGTGCACCACGCCATG gctatcTCTGCCTTCGTCTCGCTCATCATCACCGGCCGTTTCCTGGTGGCAgcgatgctgctgctgctggtggaggtgaGCAACATCTTCCTCACTGTCCGCATGCTGCTGAAGATGAGCAACGTGCCTTCCCCAGCACTCTACGAGGCCAACAAATACATCAACCTGGTGATGTACTTTGCCTTCCGCCTGGCACCCCAGGCTTACCTCACCTGGTACTTCCTCCGCTACGTGGAGGTGCAGGGCCAGGGTGCCTTCCTCACCGCCAACCTCCTGCTGCTCGACGCCATGATCCTCATGTACTTCTCCCGCCTCCTCCgctctgattttttcccctccctgcgcAAGGGTTCTGCAGGGAGAGACGTGGATG GGCTCGCTCCCTGGCCCCAGGCCCTGCCTtcacctgctctgctgcctaAAAGCGCTTCCCTGCTGGACCAGCCCGACAGCCTCGCCGAGCCACGGGGACACCGCTGA
- the RPL23A gene encoding 60S ribosomal protein L23a yields MAPKAKKEAVPPKTEAKAKALKAKKAVLKGVHSHKKKKIRTSPTFRRPKTLRLRRQPKYPRKSAPRRNKLDHYAIIKFPLTTESAMKKIEDNNTLVFIVDVKANKHQIKQAVKKLYDIDVAKVNTLIRPDGEKKAYVRLAPDYDALDVANKIGII; encoded by the exons ATGGCGCCCAAGGCGAAGAAGGAGg CTGTGCCTCCgaagacagaggcaaaggcCAAGGCACTGAAAGCCAAGAAGGCCGTCCTGAAGGGGGTCCACAGccacaagaagaagaagatcCGCACATCACCCACCTTCCGCAGGCCCAAGACCCTGCGACTGCGGCGGCAGCCCAAGTACCCACGGAAGAGCGCTCCACGGAGAAACAA GCTGGACCATTATGCCATCATCAAGTTCCCTTTGACCACAGAGTCGGCAATGAAGAAGATAGAGGATAACAACACTCTGGTTTTCATTGTCGATGTCAAGGCAAACAAGCACCAGATCAAACAGGCCGTCAAGAAGCTGTATGACATCGATGTGGCCAAGGTTAACACGTTGATTag GCCTGATGGGGAGAAGAAGGCTTATGTCCGACTGGCTCCAGATTACGATGCGCTGGATGTAGCCAACAAG ATTGGGATCATCTAA
- the RAB34 gene encoding ras-related protein Rab-34 isoform X2 produces the protein MNVLAPVRRDRVIADLPPCFRKEAALHARPAFHPTVASACQEQRTGTVGFKISKIIVVGDLSVGKTCLINRFCKDTFDKNYKATIGVDFEMERFEVLGVPFSLQLWDTAGQERFKCIASTYYRGAQAIVIVFDVNDVASLDHTRQWLADALKENDPSNVILFLVGSKKDLSTPAQYSLMEKDALKVAQEMQAEYWAVSSLTGENVRDFFFRVAALTFESSVLAELERSSARKIGDTVRISSNESDLYLSAPRKKPKCCQ, from the exons ATGAACGTGCTGGCTCCGGTCCGCAGGGACAGGGTCATCGCCGACCTGCCCCCG TGTTTTCGGAAGGAGGCCGCCCTGCACGCCCGCCCCGCCTTCCACCCCACGGTGGCCAGCGCCTGCCAGGAGCAGCGGACGGGCACCGTGGG gtTCAAGATCTCCAAGATCATCGTGGTGGGGGACCTCTCGGTGGGGAAGACCTGTCTGATCAACCG cttttgCAAGGACACCTTCGACAAGAACTACAAGGCGACCATCGGGGTGGATTTCGAGATGGAGCGGTTCGAGGTGCTGGGGGTGCCCTTCAGCCTGCAGCT gTGGGACACAGCCGGCCAGGAGCGCTTCAAGTGCATCGCCTCCACCTACTACCGGGGAGCGCAAG ccATCGTCATCGTCTTCGATGTCAACGACGTGGCGTCCCTGGACCACACGCG GCAGTGGCTGGCTGATGCCCTGAAGGAGAACGACCCATCCAACGTGATCCTCTTCTTGGTGGGCTCCAAGAAGGACCTGAGC ACGCCGGCACAGTACAGCCTGATGGAAAAGGATGCTCTGAAGGTGGCCCAGGAGATGCAGGCAGAATACTGGGCCGTCTCCTCACTCACCG GGGAGAACGTGCGGGATTTCTTCTTCCGTGTGGCGGCGCTGACCTTTGAGAGCAGCGTGCTGGCCGAGCTGGAGCGCAGCAGCGCCCGCAAGATCGGCGACACCGTGC GGATCAGCAGCAACGAGAGCGACCTGTACCTGTCGGCACCCCGCAAGAAACCCAAGTGCTGCCAGTGA
- the RAB34 gene encoding ras-related protein Rab-34 isoform X1: protein MQRGGGTWGSGLGCGWRRGGRAGLRGTAGCRGLRGDTPAPHEPLCPRGQPGGGRRGAPHLAERPCIPLLCRFKISKIIVVGDLSVGKTCLINRFCKDTFDKNYKATIGVDFEMERFEVLGVPFSLQLWDTAGQERFKCIASTYYRGAQAIVIVFDVNDVASLDHTRQWLADALKENDPSNVILFLVGSKKDLSTPAQYSLMEKDALKVAQEMQAEYWAVSSLTGENVRDFFFRVAALTFESSVLAELERSSARKIGDTVRISSNESDLYLSAPRKKPKCCQ from the exons ATGCAGcgcgggggggggacatgggggtccGGGCTGGGCTGCGGCTGGCGGCGGGGTGGGAgagccgggctgcggggcacTGCCGGatgccgggggctgcggggtgaCACCCCCGCACCCCATGAACCTCTCTGTCCCCGTGGCCAGCCGGGGGGAGGCAGGCGGGGAGCCCCCCACCTTGCTGAGCGGCCGTGCatccccctgctctgcaggtTCAAGATCTCCAAGATCATCGTGGTGGGGGACCTCTCGGTGGGGAAGACCTGTCTGATCAACCG cttttgCAAGGACACCTTCGACAAGAACTACAAGGCGACCATCGGGGTGGATTTCGAGATGGAGCGGTTCGAGGTGCTGGGGGTGCCCTTCAGCCTGCAGCT gTGGGACACAGCCGGCCAGGAGCGCTTCAAGTGCATCGCCTCCACCTACTACCGGGGAGCGCAAG ccATCGTCATCGTCTTCGATGTCAACGACGTGGCGTCCCTGGACCACACGCG GCAGTGGCTGGCTGATGCCCTGAAGGAGAACGACCCATCCAACGTGATCCTCTTCTTGGTGGGCTCCAAGAAGGACCTGAGC ACGCCGGCACAGTACAGCCTGATGGAAAAGGATGCTCTGAAGGTGGCCCAGGAGATGCAGGCAGAATACTGGGCCGTCTCCTCACTCACCG GGGAGAACGTGCGGGATTTCTTCTTCCGTGTGGCGGCGCTGACCTTTGAGAGCAGCGTGCTGGCCGAGCTGGAGCGCAGCAGCGCCCGCAAGATCGGCGACACCGTGC GGATCAGCAGCAACGAGAGCGACCTGTACCTGTCGGCACCCCGCAAGAAACCCAAGTGCTGCCAGTGA
- the LOC129215217 gene encoding adenine phosphoribosyltransferase-like, which produces MDLCHVPAVREKGWYLALMAPNVKGPNYAWLDPSRLYCHPQGLQDCMADLLQPFQGDPVDMVAGIDAMGFILGAAAAAVLQKGFLAIRKAGHLCVQTLAQPYTDYSGREKVMEVRTDAILPGLRILLVDQWVETGGTMRAAIQLVERLGGVVAGVAAICIEDSEGGRWIRERYKCSHCVPPSLQPRFDRHQFGCD; this is translated from the exons ATGGACCTGTGCCATGTCCCCGCTGTCCGAGAGAAGGGCTGGTACCTGGCGCTGATGGCCCCCAACGTCAAGGGTCCCAACTACGCCTGGCTGGACCCCTCCCGGCTCTACTGCCACCCGCAA GGTTTGCAGGACTGCATGGCCGacctgctgcagcccttccagGGAGACCCCGTCGACATGGTGGCTGGTATCGACGCCATGGGCTTCATCCTGG gcgctgccgctgctgccgtTCTACAGAAAGGCTTCCTGGCCATCCGCAAAGCTGGGCACCTCTGTGTGCAGACGCTGGCGCAGCCCTACACGGACTACTCGGGCCGGGAGAAGGTGATGGAGGTCCGCACTGATGCCATTTTGCCGG gTCTGCGCATCCTCCTCGTGGACCAGTGGGTTGAAACCGGGGGCACCATGCGAGCGGCCATCCAGCTGGTGGAGCGGCTGGGGGGGGTCGTGGCAG GTGTCGCTGCCATCTGCATCGAGGACAGCGAGGGTGGGCGGTGGATCCGGGAGCGCTACAAGTGCTCCCACTGCGtcccccccagcctgcagccccgcTTTGACCGCCACCAGTTCGGCTGCGACTGA
- the PROCA1 gene encoding protein PROCA1, with protein sequence MCAPGLLCRLLLLLLLLLLAAVPGAAPGTGAAPPGRPRARRGLTYPGTLWCGAGSNADAYEQLGEHRDTDRCCRDHDHCQHVIHPFTARYGYRNLRWHTISHCDCDRRLKECLRQVNDTASRVVGQAFFNVIQVPCFEFTYKEECVEPYLYVWCKAYNTVAIAVPREPVLYEFGGELIDRAARPGGFPLSPPWSSTGGGAIPLEHHAPARPLSPPKAAKKDRKRKKKDKKKKGKGLKKKGPSKNGELSRSAATAPPGQDTQALLPDLGEAANAILSDAPAQEGLGRDPAPAPPSPVPTASGKRRRKERNRKKRLKSKAEAEPAQWL encoded by the exons ATGTGCGCCCCGGGGCTgctctgccgcctcctcctcctcctcctccttctcctcctggcAGCCGTCCCCGGAGCGGCCCCCGGCACTGGAGCGGCCCCACCGGGACGGCCCCGCGCCCGCCGTGGGCTCACCTACCCCGGGACGCTGTGGTGCGGTGCAGGCAGCAACGCGGATGCCTACGAGCAGCTGG GGGAACACCGCGACACGGACCGGTGCTGCCGGGACCATGACCACTGCCAGCACGTCATCCACCCCTTCACCGCCCGCTACGGGTACCGCAACCTGCGCTGGCACACCATCAGCCACTGTGACTGCGACCGCAG GTTGAAGGAGTGCCTGAGGCAGGTGAACGACACAGCCTCGCGGGTGGTGGGCCAGGCCTTCTTCAACGTCATCCAGGTGCCCTGCTTCGAGTTCACCTACAAGGAGGAATGCGTGGAGCCCTACCTCTACGTCTG GTGCAAGGCGTACAACACGGTGGCCATCGCGGTGCCGAGGGAGCCGGTGCTGTATGAGTTCGGTGGGGAGCTGATCGACCGGGCAGCGAGGCCCGGGGGGTTCCCTCTGAGCCCCCCATGGAGCAGCACGGGTGGAGGAGCCATCCCACTGGAGCATCACGCACCTGCCCGCCCGCTGTCCCCCCCCAAGGCAGCCAAGAAAGataggaagaggaagaagaaagacaagaaaaagaaggggaaaggtctgaaaaagaaaggccCTTCCAAAAATGGGGAGCTCAGCCGTTCTGCAGCCACCGCCCCCCCTGGGCAGGACACACAGGCCCTGCTGCCAGACTTGGGGGAAGCAGCCAACGCCATCCTGAGTGATGCCCCGGCACAGGAAGGCTTGGGCAGggacccagccccagcccccccatccccggtcCCCACTGCTAgcgggaagaggaggaggaaggagagaaacagaaagaagaggctgaaaagcaaagctgaggcAGAGCCTGCACAATGGCTCTGA